The following are from one region of the Ruficoccus sp. ZRK36 genome:
- a CDS encoding substrate-binding domain-containing protein — translation MHFRRHSALYSFLPALLGLVLLPLTLAAKPREVWERYKIAVISADGEAPAAKAIEAGARAKSPALEDEYYLALKVDNLSPVDNTPRSRQAALNRAFLEGYHGVLLSVGEGVDVADEVDFLSRHGIPVVTVGANVDSTRLASIVTDEEAAGRLAAETFLKNMRYMRDNVALMAGTQGDPVAERRLAGAKAVLAEAEVLNVDGPYATDETFASTYPLLREVTEADYGQNLRGWLILGNWPLLGGQPLPWQPGKKVCVVMDATPHIIPFLASGQVQAALAEDNFAMGELGMQLLIEKVHNGKEPEQLVYAVPPAVITPKDLAKFQADWTRWLQ, via the coding sequence ATGCATTTCCGCCGACATTCTGCCCTCTACTCCTTCCTCCCGGCCCTGCTCGGGCTGGTGTTGCTGCCGTTGACTCTGGCGGCCAAGCCCCGCGAGGTGTGGGAGCGCTATAAGATCGCCGTCATCTCCGCAGACGGTGAGGCCCCGGCTGCCAAGGCGATTGAGGCGGGAGCGCGGGCCAAGTCTCCAGCTCTGGAGGATGAGTACTACCTCGCGCTCAAGGTGGACAACCTCTCTCCGGTGGATAACACGCCGCGCTCGCGACAGGCAGCTCTCAATCGGGCTTTTCTCGAAGGGTACCACGGGGTTTTGTTGAGCGTGGGGGAGGGTGTCGATGTGGCCGACGAGGTGGATTTTCTCAGTCGGCACGGTATTCCTGTTGTGACCGTGGGGGCAAATGTCGACTCGACGCGCCTGGCGTCCATCGTGACCGACGAGGAAGCTGCCGGGCGCCTGGCGGCTGAGACTTTCCTTAAAAACATGCGCTACATGCGCGATAATGTGGCCCTGATGGCTGGGACACAAGGTGATCCTGTCGCCGAGCGTCGTCTCGCCGGTGCTAAAGCGGTCCTGGCTGAAGCAGAAGTGCTGAATGTGGATGGGCCCTATGCGACGGACGAAACCTTTGCCAGTACCTATCCGTTATTGCGCGAGGTGACAGAGGCGGACTATGGCCAAAATCTGCGCGGCTGGCTGATCCTTGGAAACTGGCCCCTGCTCGGCGGGCAGCCGCTGCCCTGGCAGCCGGGAAAAAAAGTCTGCGTGGTGATGGATGCCACGCCGCACATCATCCCCTTTCTGGCCAGTGGGCAGGTGCAGGCTGCGCTCGCAGAGGACAACTTCGCGATGGGTGAGCTCGGGATGCAGCTGTTGATCGAGAAGGTCCACAACGGCAAAGAGCCCGAGCAGTTGGTTTACGCAGTGCCGCCTGCCGTGATCACCCCCAAAGACCTGGCGAAGTTTCAGGCCGACTGGACACGTTGGCTTCAGTAG
- the rmuC gene encoding DNA recombination protein RmuC, whose product MDPIVSVLLFLFGALGGAGLIWLFLKKTATAAGETEKALLNQSLERTAAELEQVRAELAAKAAEASELALKYRESETRREDEATAAAEKLAVLDKAEKQLREAFQALSSEALRSNNESFLKLAKESLEKFQQGAQGDLDKRQAAINQLVNPVRESLEKFNTQIGQLEEKRVAAYEGLTQQVQGLLDAQRHLGTETGNLVRALRAPQVRGRWGEMQLRRCVEFAGMVSHCDFTEQENATTDEGRMLRPDMIVRLPNGRQIVVDAKMTFDAFGEAILTEDPDRQRDLLKKHARQVRDQLKKLGEKAYWRQFEPTPEFVVLFLPTESFFSAALEQDSDLIEYGSEQRVILATPTTLIALLKAVAYGWRQEEIAREARAISELGRDLYSRLGTLAGYFDEMRRGLERANDGYNKAVASMESRVLVTARKFKDLHVSTDTEIAETQPVEKILREPAADELRSPSQELPDTSEDKA is encoded by the coding sequence ATGGACCCCATTGTTTCGGTTTTGTTGTTTCTTTTTGGCGCGCTTGGTGGAGCGGGCCTCATCTGGCTTTTCCTCAAAAAGACCGCTACCGCCGCTGGCGAGACCGAAAAGGCCCTCCTCAACCAGTCGCTGGAGCGCACGGCCGCCGAGCTGGAGCAGGTACGCGCTGAACTCGCCGCCAAGGCCGCCGAAGCCAGCGAGCTTGCCCTGAAATACCGCGAGAGCGAAACCCGCCGCGAAGACGAGGCTACCGCTGCCGCCGAAAAGCTCGCCGTCCTCGACAAGGCCGAGAAGCAACTGCGTGAGGCCTTTCAGGCCCTTTCCTCCGAAGCCCTCCGCAGCAACAACGAGAGCTTCCTCAAACTCGCCAAAGAGTCGCTGGAGAAGTTCCAGCAGGGCGCACAGGGTGACCTGGACAAGCGCCAGGCAGCCATCAACCAGCTCGTTAACCCCGTGCGTGAGTCGCTGGAGAAATTTAACACCCAGATCGGCCAGCTCGAAGAAAAGCGCGTGGCCGCCTACGAAGGCCTGACCCAGCAGGTGCAGGGGCTGCTCGATGCCCAGCGCCACCTCGGCACCGAGACCGGGAACCTCGTGCGTGCCCTGCGCGCCCCACAGGTCCGCGGCCGCTGGGGGGAGATGCAGCTGCGCCGCTGCGTGGAGTTCGCCGGGATGGTCTCGCACTGCGACTTTACCGAGCAGGAAAACGCCACCACCGACGAGGGCCGCATGCTGCGCCCGGACATGATCGTACGCCTGCCCAATGGCCGCCAGATCGTCGTCGATGCCAAGATGACCTTTGACGCCTTCGGGGAAGCCATCCTGACCGAGGACCCCGACCGCCAACGCGACCTTTTAAAAAAGCACGCCCGCCAGGTGCGCGACCAGCTCAAGAAACTGGGCGAAAAGGCCTACTGGCGCCAGTTCGAGCCGACCCCGGAGTTCGTCGTGCTTTTCCTGCCCACCGAGTCGTTTTTCAGCGCCGCGCTGGAGCAGGACAGTGACCTGATCGAGTACGGCAGCGAGCAGCGCGTCATCCTCGCCACCCCCACCACTCTCATCGCCCTGCTGAAGGCCGTCGCCTACGGCTGGCGTCAGGAGGAGATCGCCCGCGAGGCCCGCGCCATCAGCGAGCTGGGCCGCGACCTCTACAGCCGCCTCGGCACGCTGGCCGGATATTTTGATGAGATGCGCCGCGGCCTCGAGCGCGCCAACGACGGCTACAACAAGGCCGTCGCCTCGATGGAAAGCCGCGTCCTCGTCACCGCCCGCAAATTCAAGGACCTGCACGTCTCTACCGACACCGAGATCGCCGAAACCCAGCCGGTCGAGAAAATCCTGCGTGAACCCGCCGCCGACGAGCTACGCTCACCCTCGCAAGAACTTCCCGACACCTCCGAAGACAAAGCCTGA
- a CDS encoding DUF4886 domain-containing protein has product MLKITLFVPLLLLFATALRAETETIKVLGIGNSFTNNAHHFLSKVCESVDGVNAEIGTAFIGGCSLDRHMRHAQEHEADPETGNEYVFRLNWKYMGSHKSLKEILQYTDWDVISIQQVSTKSYKEETFYPYAKQLIDYVRQYCPDAEIVVHETWSHSVNSPRTKRMIDSDAMYEKLHANYAKIAAENGLRVIPVGTAFQNARATEMWDLKPNDFDPENHGLVYPQDKDNLPDMSKSLNKDYMWRETDDGWVVKTDGYHANTAGEYLGALVWFQFLTGVDARKVTYQPDGLSDEQAASLRQIAYETVEAIQPAGCCSAAAKAK; this is encoded by the coding sequence ATGCTGAAAATTACCCTCTTTGTGCCCCTTTTGCTTCTTTTCGCGACCGCGCTGCGAGCAGAGACCGAGACGATCAAGGTACTCGGTATCGGCAATAGCTTTACCAACAACGCGCACCATTTCCTGAGCAAGGTTTGCGAATCCGTGGACGGTGTAAATGCGGAGATCGGCACGGCCTTTATCGGTGGCTGCTCGCTGGATCGCCACATGCGCCACGCGCAGGAGCACGAGGCCGATCCCGAGACCGGCAACGAATATGTGTTCCGGCTTAACTGGAAGTACATGGGCTCGCACAAGTCCCTGAAGGAAATCCTGCAATACACCGACTGGGACGTCATCTCCATCCAGCAGGTCAGCACCAAGAGCTACAAGGAAGAGACCTTTTATCCCTATGCCAAGCAGCTGATCGACTATGTGCGCCAGTACTGCCCGGATGCCGAGATCGTCGTGCACGAAACCTGGTCGCACAGCGTGAACAGCCCCCGCACGAAGAGGATGATCGATTCGGACGCCATGTATGAAAAGTTGCACGCGAACTATGCCAAAATCGCAGCCGAGAACGGCTTGCGCGTCATCCCGGTGGGGACGGCCTTTCAGAATGCCCGTGCCACGGAGATGTGGGACCTCAAGCCGAACGATTTTGACCCCGAAAACCACGGGCTCGTTTACCCGCAGGACAAGGACAACCTGCCTGATATGAGCAAATCGCTCAACAAAGACTATATGTGGAGAGAGACTGATGATGGCTGGGTTGTGAAGACGGATGGCTATCACGCCAACACCGCTGGGGAGTATCTTGGGGCGCTCGTATGGTTTCAATTCCTCACCGGAGTGGATGCCCGTAAGGTTACTTATCAGCCTGATGGTCTGAGCGATGAACAGGCGGCCTCCCTGCGTCAGATCGCCTATGAGACCGTCGAGGCCATTCAGCCGGCTGGCTGCTGCTCGGCGGCTGCCAAGGCGAAGTAG